A genomic window from Corynebacterium fournieri includes:
- a CDS encoding FtsW/RodA/SpoVE family cell cycle protein, whose protein sequence is MTVQRAPRQAAPRSAGPAAESKISVAVRRIRDALDARPLIDYTMIRSIVLFLAGLGVVMVMSSSMATSFAASASVWSQAARQCVMVVLGLLAFWGALKTPPEHLRGLSNWLMVIAVLLLVAVLTPLGTGREEVGSQSWLVAGPLRLQPSEFARVAIAMWGAKILANKDPRRLSAPENGFLAFLTVSLICVGLIAMQGDMGMALSFAVVVAFILLFAGVSLKAVGVVVASGFLAMVVMFLSGGFRSNRFHVYFDALHGHFDDTRGVAFQSHQGFLSLADGHIFGVGLGQSRAKWFYLPEARNDFIFAVIGEELGLWGGALVIILFALLGFFGLRTARRAQTQYQTLMAASLTAAVVSQAFINIGYVVGLLPVTGIQLPMLSAGGSSAVFTLGAMGVLASVARHEPDAISSMQNYGRPVFDRVFFIGEPRARKQSRPAPAAAPRRERYGTPVTQAYHGQPHRPTPRR, encoded by the coding sequence ATGACGGTTCAACGCGCACCCCGGCAGGCCGCGCCGCGATCGGCGGGCCCGGCTGCAGAATCCAAAATCAGCGTGGCCGTTCGGCGCATCCGCGACGCGCTCGACGCCCGCCCGTTGATCGACTACACCATGATCCGCAGCATCGTGCTGTTCCTCGCCGGACTCGGCGTGGTCATGGTGATGAGTTCGTCCATGGCGACTTCCTTCGCGGCCAGCGCGAGCGTGTGGTCGCAGGCGGCGCGCCAGTGTGTGATGGTCGTGCTCGGTTTGCTCGCGTTCTGGGGCGCGCTGAAGACCCCGCCCGAGCATCTGCGGGGTTTGAGCAACTGGCTGATGGTCATCGCCGTGTTGCTGCTTGTGGCCGTGCTCACCCCGTTGGGCACCGGCCGTGAAGAGGTCGGCTCGCAATCCTGGCTGGTTGCTGGCCCGCTGCGCCTGCAGCCCTCGGAGTTCGCGCGCGTGGCCATCGCCATGTGGGGCGCGAAGATTCTGGCAAACAAGGATCCGCGCCGGTTGAGTGCACCGGAAAATGGGTTCCTCGCGTTTCTGACTGTCTCGCTCATCTGCGTCGGCCTCATTGCCATGCAGGGGGACATGGGCATGGCGCTGTCCTTCGCCGTCGTGGTGGCGTTCATCCTCCTATTCGCCGGCGTGTCCTTGAAGGCGGTCGGCGTGGTGGTCGCATCGGGCTTTTTGGCGATGGTGGTCATGTTCCTCTCGGGCGGCTTCCGCTCGAACCGCTTCCACGTCTACTTCGACGCGCTGCACGGCCACTTCGACGACACGAGGGGTGTTGCGTTCCAGTCCCACCAGGGCTTCCTTTCTCTGGCGGACGGCCACATCTTCGGCGTCGGCCTGGGGCAGTCCCGCGCGAAGTGGTTCTACCTGCCGGAGGCGCGCAACGACTTCATCTTCGCCGTCATCGGCGAGGAGCTCGGCCTGTGGGGCGGGGCGCTGGTGATCATCCTGTTCGCCCTGCTGGGCTTTTTCGGGTTGCGCACCGCGCGCCGCGCGCAGACGCAGTACCAGACGTTGATGGCTGCGTCGCTGACCGCGGCTGTCGTCTCCCAGGCCTTCATCAACATCGGCTACGTGGTGGGCCTGCTGCCGGTGACCGGCATTCAGCTGCCCATGCTGTCTGCCGGCGGCTCCTCCGCTGTGTTCACCCTCGGCGCGATGGGTGTGCTGGCATCGGTGGCCCGCCACGAGCCGGACGCGATTTCCTCGATGCAGAACTACGGCCGCCCCGTGTTCGACCGCGTCTTTTTCATCGGCGAGCCCCGCGCGCGCAAGCAGTCCCGCCCGGCACCGGCAGCCGCTCCGCGCCGCGAGCGCTACGGCACACCGGTGACGCAGGCATATCATGGGCAGCCACACCGGCCCACCCCGCGGCGTTAG
- the murD gene encoding UDP-N-acetylmuramoyl-L-alanine--D-glutamate ligase: MLPDYTLVAGAGVSGLGAAKLLAHVGARFSVVDDNEQGRERAAALGYDTCTGDEARARFTEVGLVVTSPGWRPDTPLLVDAMSAGIEVIGDVELCFRLDRAGVFGAPRTWLVVTGTNGKTTTTGMLAQMMAEAGKDTSLRAGACGNIGVAVGEAMMAPERLDVLVAELSSFQLHWSSELVPDAGVLLNLADDHIDWHGSFAEYAAAKAKVLSAPVAVAGIDDAEVARLAEATGRSDIIGFTLGEPADSQVGVADGRVVAKLDGKTVDVASADGIEPAGAAGVLDALAATAVALTQGATAQHIQRALDAYQVQGHRGAVVHSGGGVNWVDNSKATNPHAAHSALTGAGTVVWVAGGQLKGASVDAVVKAHAEQFRAVALLGVDRELIRASVQQVAPEVPVFVSDAQDPEQAMDEVVAWAATQAQPGDTVLLAPAAASLDMFSGMSARGDAFAAAAMRH, translated from the coding sequence ATGCTGCCGGACTACACCCTCGTCGCTGGCGCGGGCGTGTCGGGTTTGGGGGCCGCGAAGCTGCTCGCGCATGTCGGCGCGCGGTTCAGCGTCGTCGACGACAACGAGCAAGGCCGTGAGCGCGCCGCCGCCCTCGGCTACGACACGTGCACGGGCGACGAGGCTCGTGCGCGTTTCACCGAAGTGGGTCTTGTGGTCACCTCACCCGGGTGGCGGCCGGATACGCCGTTGCTTGTCGACGCTATGTCGGCCGGCATCGAAGTCATCGGAGATGTGGAGCTGTGCTTCCGCCTCGACCGCGCCGGCGTGTTCGGCGCGCCGCGGACGTGGCTGGTGGTCACCGGCACGAACGGCAAGACCACCACGACGGGCATGCTCGCGCAGATGATGGCCGAGGCGGGCAAGGACACCAGTCTGCGCGCGGGTGCGTGCGGAAACATCGGTGTCGCGGTAGGCGAGGCGATGATGGCGCCTGAACGCTTGGACGTGCTCGTCGCCGAGCTGTCCAGTTTCCAGCTGCACTGGTCGTCCGAGCTAGTGCCGGACGCGGGCGTGCTGCTGAACCTCGCAGACGACCACATCGACTGGCACGGCAGCTTCGCCGAGTACGCCGCGGCGAAGGCGAAGGTGCTCAGCGCCCCGGTGGCGGTGGCCGGCATCGACGACGCGGAGGTCGCGCGCCTGGCGGAAGCGACCGGCCGCAGCGACATCATCGGCTTCACGCTGGGGGAGCCGGCGGACAGCCAGGTCGGTGTCGCCGACGGGCGTGTCGTGGCCAAGTTGGACGGCAAGACGGTGGACGTCGCAAGCGCCGACGGCATCGAGCCTGCCGGTGCGGCGGGTGTGCTCGACGCACTCGCAGCCACCGCGGTGGCACTCACACAAGGTGCCACCGCGCAGCACATTCAGCGTGCACTGGACGCCTACCAGGTGCAGGGGCACCGTGGCGCTGTCGTGCACTCGGGCGGCGGTGTGAACTGGGTGGACAACTCCAAGGCCACAAACCCGCACGCTGCGCACTCGGCGCTCACGGGTGCGGGCACGGTGGTGTGGGTCGCCGGCGGCCAGCTCAAGGGCGCGTCTGTGGACGCAGTGGTGAAGGCGCACGCGGAGCAATTCCGCGCGGTCGCCCTGCTCGGCGTGGACCGCGAGCTCATCCGCGCTTCGGTGCAGCAGGTGGCGCCCGAGGTGCCGGTGTTTGTCTCCGATGCGCAGGACCCGGAGCAAGCGATGGATGAGGTCGTGGCGTGGGCTGCGACCCAGGCGCAGCCGGGAGACACGGTGCTGCTGGCGCCGGCTGCTGCGAGTCTGGACATGTTTTCCGGCATGTCGGCGCGTGGCGACGCCTTCGCGGCCGCCGCAATGCGACACTGA
- the mraY gene encoding phospho-N-acetylmuramoyl-pentapeptide-transferase: protein MVQVICAGIISFLVSIFLTPLLIRYFNRRAMGQEIREDGPASHARKRGTPTMGGIAILVGITMGYLGGSLAALITGHAAFTATGLIVLFLTLSLGFVGLADDGIKLFMHRNLGLNKTAKLIAQLVISLVFGILILRFPDENGLTPGSQFLSFVRDMETIDLNFGGGAFGTVIFLVFIYILLAAWSNAVNLTDGLDGLAAGTTALVMGAYVGITFWQFRNSCDAVAAAGCYSVRDPLDLAILASAGFGACVGFLWWNASPAKIFMGDTGSLALGGLVAGLSVGSRTELLMIIIGALFVLEAASVVIQVASFKSTGKRVFRMAPFHHHFENGGWRETTVVVRFWIISAMAVMLGMAVFYGEWLSQNGAGL, encoded by the coding sequence ATGGTTCAAGTTATCTGCGCCGGAATCATCAGCTTCCTGGTTTCGATCTTCCTCACCCCTCTGCTCATCCGGTACTTCAACCGGCGGGCCATGGGCCAGGAGATCCGCGAGGACGGTCCGGCGTCCCACGCCCGCAAGCGCGGCACTCCGACGATGGGCGGTATCGCCATCCTGGTCGGCATCACCATGGGCTATTTGGGCGGCAGCCTCGCCGCGTTGATCACCGGGCACGCGGCATTTACCGCCACCGGCCTGATCGTGCTGTTTCTCACCCTTTCCCTGGGCTTTGTCGGTTTGGCCGACGACGGCATCAAGCTGTTCATGCACCGCAACCTGGGGTTGAACAAGACGGCGAAGCTCATCGCCCAGCTGGTCATCTCCCTGGTGTTTGGCATCCTCATCCTGCGTTTCCCGGACGAGAACGGTCTGACTCCTGGCTCGCAGTTCCTCAGCTTTGTGCGCGACATGGAAACGATCGACCTCAACTTCGGCGGTGGGGCGTTCGGCACCGTTATCTTCCTCGTGTTCATCTATATCCTGCTGGCCGCCTGGTCGAATGCCGTCAACCTCACTGATGGCCTGGACGGCCTCGCCGCCGGCACCACCGCGCTGGTGATGGGTGCCTACGTGGGCATTACCTTCTGGCAGTTCCGCAATTCTTGCGACGCGGTCGCCGCGGCCGGCTGCTACAGCGTGCGCGACCCGCTGGATCTGGCCATCCTGGCGTCCGCAGGGTTCGGCGCATGCGTCGGGTTCCTCTGGTGGAACGCGTCCCCGGCGAAGATCTTCATGGGTGACACAGGCTCGCTCGCCCTCGGCGGGTTGGTTGCAGGCCTGTCCGTGGGGTCGCGCACCGAGCTGTTGATGATCATCATCGGCGCCCTGTTCGTGCTTGAGGCAGCCTCTGTGGTCATTCAGGTCGCCTCCTTCAAATCCACCGGCAAGCGCGTCTTCCGCATGGCGCCGTTCCACCACCACTTCGAAAACGGCGGGTGGCGCGAGACCACCGTGGTGGTGCGCTTCTGGATCATTTCCGCGATGGCGGTCATGCTCGGCATGGCAGTGTTCTACGGCGAGTGGCTTTCCCAGAACGGGGCGGGCCTGTGA
- the murG gene encoding undecaprenyldiphospho-muramoylpentapeptide beta-N-acetylglucosaminyltransferase produces the protein MPKETFSVVVAGGGTAGHIEPALAVAEVLRDAYGAHVVALGTERGLETTIVPARGFELALIDPVPIPRKKPWKLAAVPWKLRRSVHQARKAMKVTGAQAVFGTGGYVAAPAYLAAKSLGLPFFVLETNALAGMANKLGVKLGGTGFNAVPNSGMAGDVVGVPVRPGVGVDPDGAKRERGLRMWGLEDNRPTILVTGGSQGAVSINTALAGAVERLTEAGYQILHAYGRKNDAPAKHDHYTAVPYIDDMEAAYAVADVVVCRSGAMTVAENSAAGLPAIYIPLPHGNGEQGLNSAHLVATGAALRIDDAALDGDVLVDKLVPLLDPEARAAMRAALQDSGAGSVAEDLAARIAAAAGKDK, from the coding sequence ATGCCGAAAGAGACATTCAGTGTTGTTGTCGCAGGCGGCGGCACCGCAGGCCACATCGAACCCGCACTCGCTGTCGCGGAGGTGCTTCGCGACGCCTACGGGGCCCATGTGGTCGCGCTCGGCACGGAGCGTGGGTTGGAGACCACGATCGTGCCTGCCCGCGGCTTCGAGCTCGCGTTGATCGACCCAGTGCCCATCCCGCGGAAGAAGCCGTGGAAGCTGGCGGCGGTGCCGTGGAAGCTGCGCCGCAGCGTGCACCAGGCGCGCAAGGCCATGAAGGTCACGGGCGCGCAGGCGGTGTTCGGCACCGGCGGCTACGTCGCCGCGCCGGCGTACCTTGCCGCGAAATCGCTCGGCCTGCCGTTCTTCGTGCTCGAGACGAACGCGCTGGCTGGCATGGCCAACAAGCTCGGCGTCAAACTCGGTGGCACGGGGTTTAACGCGGTGCCGAACTCCGGCATGGCCGGGGATGTCGTCGGCGTGCCGGTGCGCCCGGGCGTGGGCGTGGACCCGGACGGTGCGAAGCGCGAGCGGGGCCTGCGCATGTGGGGCCTGGAAGACAACCGCCCCACGATCCTGGTCACCGGCGGCTCCCAGGGAGCAGTGAGCATCAATACCGCGCTCGCCGGGGCTGTGGAGCGGCTCACCGAGGCGGGGTATCAGATCCTGCACGCCTACGGGCGGAAAAACGACGCGCCCGCCAAGCACGACCATTACACGGCGGTGCCGTACATCGACGATATGGAGGCCGCCTACGCCGTGGCCGATGTCGTGGTGTGCCGCTCCGGCGCGATGACGGTGGCCGAAAACTCCGCTGCCGGCCTGCCCGCCATCTACATCCCTCTGCCGCACGGCAACGGCGAGCAGGGGCTCAACTCCGCCCACCTGGTAGCCACCGGGGCGGCGCTGCGGATCGACGATGCGGCGCTCGACGGTGACGTGCTCGTCGACAAGCTAGTGCCCCTGCTGGACCCCGAGGCACGCGCAGCAATGCGCGCCGCTCTGCAGGATTCCGGTGCCGGAAGTGTTGCCGAAGACCTCGCCGCGCGCATCGCCGCGGCAGCTGGAAAGGACAAGTAA